One Bacillus amyloliquefaciens DSM 7 = ATCC 23350 DNA window includes the following coding sequences:
- a CDS encoding trimeric intracellular cation channel family protein — MAWELLSVIGIIAFAVSGAIVAMEEEYDILGVYILGIVTAFGGGAIRNLLIGVPVSALWEQGAFFQIALASVTIVFLFPKLLLRHWSKWGNVSDAIGLSAFAIQGALYAVKMGHPLSAVVAAAVLTGSGGGIIRDLLAGRKPLVLKSEIYAVWAALGGLIVGLGWAGNAAGLYVLFLVLVACRICSYVFRWRLPIRSYHIDQ; from the coding sequence ATGGCCTGGGAGCTGCTTAGTGTAATCGGCATCATTGCGTTTGCGGTCAGCGGAGCGATTGTTGCGATGGAAGAGGAGTATGATATTTTAGGCGTGTATATCTTGGGGATTGTAACAGCGTTCGGCGGCGGAGCCATCCGAAACCTGCTGATCGGTGTTCCGGTCTCCGCCTTGTGGGAGCAAGGCGCGTTTTTTCAAATCGCTCTCGCATCAGTTACGATTGTCTTTTTATTTCCGAAGCTGCTGTTAAGACATTGGAGTAAATGGGGAAACGTATCCGATGCCATCGGGCTTTCGGCGTTTGCCATCCAAGGCGCTTTGTATGCCGTAAAAATGGGCCATCCGCTCAGTGCAGTGGTTGCGGCCGCGGTGCTGACCGGAAGCGGGGGCGGCATCATACGGGATCTGCTCGCGGGCAGGAAGCCCCTTGTGCTCAAGTCGGAAATTTATGCAGTCTGGGCCGCACTCGGAGGATTAATCGTGGGCCTCGGCTGGGCCGGGAATGCCGCAGGTTTGTATGTGCTGTTCCTAGTGCTTGTGGCATGCCGCATCTGCAGTTATGTTTTCAGGTGGCGCCTGCCGATTCGTTCCTATCATATAGATCAGTAA
- a CDS encoding zinc-dependent metalloprotease, with the protein MKISSLVFPVLLAAGLIPGLPSAENHTHSHTHAEPAKTVYTDPLPKADHFKDLKGPVQIEQTVDTKILDENGKQVGTKRFDANVNQDKASTKASTGSQKVRVLAVADAEYRAKYSDWQTRIVQIVEQADVAFNRDHNIDFVVQAVQAWNSSGSNSSQILSNLQSSFRNQNYHFVVGFTAKSSFDAGGIAYVYNGKPSGPAFSVNLDQGTANTAKAAQHEFSHNFGLQHDAQGSGIRCVMNYDYAYSVDIWDSSHNRQIETNKAWYR; encoded by the coding sequence ATGAAAATCAGTTCACTTGTTTTTCCAGTTTTATTGGCCGCCGGATTAATTCCCGGCCTGCCGTCAGCCGAAAACCATACGCATTCGCACACTCATGCGGAGCCGGCCAAAACGGTGTATACGGACCCGCTTCCGAAAGCCGATCATTTTAAAGATCTGAAAGGCCCGGTTCAGATTGAACAGACGGTTGATACAAAAATTCTGGATGAAAACGGTAAGCAGGTCGGCACGAAACGATTCGATGCCAATGTCAATCAGGATAAAGCCTCAACTAAAGCCAGCACGGGCTCTCAGAAGGTCAGAGTACTGGCGGTGGCGGACGCTGAATACCGCGCCAAATACAGCGACTGGCAAACGCGAATCGTCCAGATCGTGGAGCAGGCTGATGTCGCCTTCAACCGTGATCATAACATTGATTTTGTCGTACAGGCCGTGCAAGCCTGGAATTCCTCCGGCTCAAACAGTTCTCAGATTTTATCGAATCTCCAAAGCAGCTTCAGAAATCAAAATTATCATTTTGTCGTCGGTTTTACCGCAAAATCGAGTTTTGACGCCGGCGGTATCGCGTATGTATATAACGGCAAACCGAGCGGCCCGGCCTTCAGCGTGAACCTAGATCAAGGAACGGCCAACACGGCGAAAGCGGCCCAGCACGAGTTTTCCCATAATTTCGGACTTCAGCATGACGCCCAAGGCAGCGGCATCCGCTGCGTCATGAATTATGATTATGCCTATTCCGTAGATATTTGGGACAGTTCCCATAACAGACAGATTGAGACAAACAAAGCTTGGTACAGATAA
- a CDS encoding disulfide oxidoreductase, with protein sequence MKNRIVFLYASWVIALVAMLGSLYFSEIRKFIPCELCWYQRILMYPLVLILGIATFQGDTRVKKYVLPMAVIGAFISIMHYLEQKVPGFSGIKPCVYGVPCSSEYINWFGFITIPFLALTAFILIIVCMCFVKAERTAK encoded by the coding sequence ATGAAAAATAGAATCGTATTTTTATATGCTTCTTGGGTAATAGCTCTTGTTGCCATGCTCGGCAGCCTATATTTCAGCGAGATCAGAAAATTCATACCGTGCGAGCTGTGCTGGTATCAAAGAATTCTCATGTACCCGCTTGTCCTGATTTTAGGAATCGCCACCTTTCAGGGTGACACGCGCGTGAAAAAATATGTGCTCCCGATGGCCGTCATCGGTGCGTTTATATCGATCATGCATTACCTTGAGCAGAAGGTGCCCGGTTTCAGCGGCATCAAGCCATGCGTCTACGGCGTACCTTGCTCATCTGAATATATTAACTGGTTCGGTTTTATTACCATTCCATTCTTAGCATTGACGGCATTTATTCTCATTATTGTCTGCATGTGTTTTGTCAAAGCGGAACGCACGGCAAAATAA
- a CDS encoding DsbA family protein, whose product MKKKQSSAKFAVILTLIVVVLFAAIVIINNQTEKAGETVAEQPSIKGQPVLGKDSAPVTVVEFGDYKCPSCKVFNSDIFPKIKKDFIDKGDVKFSFVNVMFHGTGSRLAALASEEVWKEDPASFWAFHEKLFEEQPSSEQEWVTPALLEKTVKSTAKKVDPDKLKENLDKETFATELKADTDLNDKLNITATPTIYVNDKVIKDFANYEEISKTIKKELKNEK is encoded by the coding sequence GTGAAAAAGAAACAATCGTCTGCGAAATTTGCGGTGATTCTGACGTTAATCGTTGTCGTTTTATTTGCGGCCATCGTAATTATTAACAACCAAACGGAAAAAGCGGGCGAAACAGTCGCCGAACAGCCTTCCATTAAAGGACAGCCCGTGCTTGGCAAAGACAGCGCGCCTGTGACGGTAGTTGAATTCGGAGATTACAAATGTCCGTCATGCAAAGTATTTAACAGCGATATCTTTCCGAAAATCAAAAAAGATTTTATCGATAAAGGCGACGTGAAATTTTCATTTGTGAACGTCATGTTCCACGGAACCGGCTCGCGTCTGGCGGCACTTGCTTCAGAAGAGGTGTGGAAGGAAGACCCGGCATCATTCTGGGCTTTCCATGAAAAGCTGTTTGAAGAGCAGCCGTCAAGCGAACAGGAATGGGTCACGCCTGCATTGCTTGAAAAGACGGTCAAAAGCACCGCGAAAAAGGTTGATCCTGACAAGCTGAAGGAAAACCTTGATAAAGAAACCTTCGCAACAGAGCTGAAAGCTGACACTGACCTGAATGATAAATTAAATATCACGGCGACACCGACGATTTACGTAAATGACAAAGTGATTAAAGACTTCGCTAATTATGAGGAGATTTCAAAAACGATTAAGAAAGAGCTGAAAAATGAAAAATAG
- a CDS encoding heavy metal translocating P-type ATPase → MKAAKGEFVLDGLDCSNCAKKIENGVKAIDGIDGCAVNFAASTITVSAGGKDEQWMKDEVAKKVKSIDPHVTVRSKHEDKPGEDEYRKKLQLMLVRLAAGAVLAVIAYFAHTGAVLEFLLFFASYLIIGGDIVARAGKNIVRGQVFDEHFLMALATIGAFIIHQYPEGVAVMLFYQIGELFQGAAVSRSRKSISALLDIRPEYANVKTENGMTAVPPQEVKVGQVIVVNPGERIPLDGKVLSGSSMVDTSALTGESVPRKAEPGQDVMAGFMNQNGVLHIETSKGYEDSAVSKILDLVENAAGRKAKTENFITKFAKYYTPAVVIVAVLLAFLPPLFVPSAALSDWVYRALIFLVISCPCALVVSIPLGFFGGIGAASKAGVLVKGSNYLEALNQVAYAVFDKTGTLTKGNFAVTDIKPAAGFTQDSLLHAAALAEVHSNHPIASSIREAYNQPLAAEEIEEYEEIPGHGIRVKTGGSTILAGNQKLMAKEQIAFGTAENNGTVVYVAVDQQYAGAIVIADEIKEDAKQAIARLKALGVKRTVMLTGDSKQTGEAVGRELGIDDVYTELLPGDKVDRVEELEAALAPNEKLMFVGDGINDTPVLARADIGAAMGALGSDAAVEAADVVLMTDQPSKAAEAIRIARRTRRIVWQNIGFALGVKIIFLLLGAFGFATMWEAVFSDVGVTLIAVANAMRVMRVKAE, encoded by the coding sequence ATGAAAGCGGCAAAAGGTGAATTTGTGTTAGACGGACTTGATTGCAGCAACTGTGCAAAAAAAATAGAAAACGGCGTAAAAGCCATTGACGGCATCGACGGCTGTGCTGTCAATTTTGCGGCAAGCACCATTACAGTTTCGGCCGGGGGCAAAGATGAGCAATGGATGAAAGATGAAGTTGCAAAAAAAGTAAAGTCCATTGATCCTCATGTGACCGTCCGTTCGAAGCATGAAGACAAACCTGGCGAGGATGAATACCGCAAAAAGCTGCAGCTGATGCTAGTGAGATTGGCGGCGGGCGCCGTTTTGGCCGTCATCGCTTACTTCGCGCACACAGGCGCCGTCCTTGAGTTTCTGCTCTTTTTTGCTTCATATTTGATCATCGGCGGCGATATCGTAGCCAGAGCGGGGAAAAATATTGTCCGCGGCCAGGTATTTGATGAGCATTTTCTGATGGCGCTTGCGACAATCGGCGCATTTATCATTCATCAGTATCCGGAAGGCGTCGCGGTCATGCTGTTCTACCAAATCGGTGAATTGTTTCAGGGGGCGGCCGTCAGCCGATCCAGAAAATCGATCAGCGCGTTATTGGACATCCGTCCTGAGTACGCCAATGTGAAAACGGAAAACGGCATGACTGCCGTTCCGCCGCAGGAGGTCAAAGTCGGACAGGTCATCGTCGTGAATCCCGGAGAACGGATTCCGCTGGACGGAAAGGTGCTGAGCGGCTCATCGATGGTTGATACATCCGCTTTAACGGGCGAATCCGTGCCGAGAAAAGCGGAGCCGGGCCAAGATGTGATGGCCGGATTTATGAACCAGAACGGCGTGCTTCATATTGAAACCTCTAAAGGATATGAAGACTCCGCCGTATCAAAAATATTGGATCTGGTCGAAAATGCGGCCGGACGCAAAGCGAAAACGGAAAACTTTATTACGAAGTTTGCCAAGTACTATACACCGGCCGTTGTCATTGTCGCGGTGCTTCTCGCCTTTTTACCGCCGCTTTTCGTGCCGTCAGCCGCGCTGTCCGACTGGGTGTACCGGGCGCTGATTTTCCTTGTGATTTCTTGTCCGTGCGCACTCGTCGTCTCCATTCCGCTCGGGTTTTTCGGCGGTATTGGAGCCGCGTCTAAAGCAGGGGTGCTCGTGAAAGGCAGCAACTATTTAGAAGCGCTCAATCAGGTGGCATACGCCGTGTTTGATAAAACGGGAACCTTAACGAAAGGCAATTTCGCCGTTACTGATATCAAACCGGCGGCAGGATTTACGCAAGACAGCCTGCTTCATGCGGCTGCGCTTGCCGAAGTCCATTCCAATCATCCGATTGCTTCATCCATCCGTGAGGCTTACAATCAACCGCTCGCGGCTGAGGAGATTGAAGAATATGAAGAAATACCCGGACACGGCATTCGGGTGAAAACCGGCGGATCAACGATTTTGGCCGGAAATCAAAAACTGATGGCAAAAGAACAAATCGCTTTCGGCACAGCTGAAAACAACGGAACCGTCGTTTACGTTGCCGTTGATCAGCAATATGCGGGGGCGATCGTGATCGCCGATGAAATCAAAGAGGACGCCAAACAGGCCATTGCCCGTTTAAAAGCGCTCGGCGTCAAACGGACAGTGATGCTGACGGGTGATTCAAAGCAGACCGGTGAAGCGGTCGGCCGCGAGCTCGGTATTGATGACGTGTATACAGAACTGCTGCCGGGAGACAAAGTAGACCGAGTCGAAGAACTCGAAGCGGCGCTTGCACCGAATGAAAAACTGATGTTTGTCGGTGATGGGATTAACGATACGCCTGTGCTTGCCAGAGCTGACATCGGAGCTGCCATGGGGGCTCTCGGTTCTGATGCCGCCGTCGAAGCGGCCGATGTCGTCCTGATGACAGACCAGCCGTCAAAAGCAGCCGAAGCCATCCGGATTGCACGCCGCACACGCCGGATCGTCTGGCAGAATATTGGATTTGCTTTAGGCGTAAAAATCATTTTTCTCCTGCTTGGCGCATTCGGATTCGCCACCATGTGGGAAGCGGTCTTTTCAGATGTAGGCGTCACGCTGATCGCCGTTGCCAACGCGATGCGCGTCATGAGAGTGAAAGCGGAATAA
- a CDS encoding heavy metal translocating P-type ATPase, which translates to MSEPKEMTIQVGGMTCAACASRIEKGLKRMDGVNDASVNLALETSNISYQPDKIEAGAVKDKIGKLGYHVVTEKADFQIEGMTCAACANRIEKRLNKIEGVVGAPVNFALETVSVEYNPKEVTPKELKETVAKLGYRLEDKEADGQDGGLSQKEKEQRKQLIRLIFSAVLSFPLLWSMVSHFSFTSFIWMPDILMNPWLQFALATPVQLVIGWPFYTGAYKALRNKSANMDVLVALGTTAAYAYSLYMTIASLGRNGHAEGLYYETSAILLTLILLGKLLEMKAKGRSSEAIKKLMKLQARTAAVEREGKVQVIPIDEVRTGDIVYVKPGERVPVDGEVIEGHSAIDESMITGESMPADKSPGSTVTGATINANGFLKIRAVNVGKDTALAHIIKIVEEAQGSKAPIQRLADHISGIFVPIVLGLAVMTFLIWYVWASPGQFSEAIGKFIAVLVIACPCALGLATPTSIMAGSGRAAEFGILFKGGEHLEKTQRLTTIVLDKTGTVTNGRPVLTDAVPAAGMNEEELLRLAAAAEAGSEHPLGEAIVSGAEKRGISIPKLTRFQARIGSGIYAEADGKTILAGSRRLMESEHIEHEALLPHMTRLEAEGKTVMLIKADGKAAGLIAVADTIKETSQAAVKRLKDMGLDVIMMTGDNQKTAEAIAKAAGIGSVIAEVLPEQKAAEISRLQKEGRRVAMVGDGINDAPALAVADIGMAIGTGTDIAMEAADITLIRGDLNGIADAIGMSRLTMRNIKQNLGWALGYNTIGIPIAAAGFLAPWVAGAAMAFSSVSVVLNALRLQKVKKDKIG; encoded by the coding sequence TTGAGTGAACCAAAAGAAATGACTATTCAAGTGGGAGGCATGACATGCGCCGCCTGCGCTTCAAGAATTGAAAAAGGACTGAAACGGATGGACGGCGTCAATGACGCTTCCGTCAATCTTGCGCTTGAGACCTCAAATATTTCCTATCAGCCTGACAAAATCGAAGCTGGCGCCGTAAAGGATAAAATTGGAAAACTCGGCTATCACGTCGTGACGGAAAAAGCCGATTTTCAGATTGAAGGCATGACGTGCGCCGCCTGCGCCAATCGGATTGAAAAGCGCCTGAACAAAATAGAGGGCGTTGTGGGCGCGCCGGTGAATTTCGCCCTTGAAACGGTCTCCGTTGAATACAACCCTAAAGAAGTGACACCGAAAGAACTGAAAGAGACCGTGGCAAAACTCGGCTATCGATTAGAAGATAAGGAAGCGGACGGCCAAGACGGCGGATTATCTCAAAAGGAAAAAGAACAGCGTAAACAGCTGATCAGGCTGATATTTTCTGCCGTTCTCTCCTTTCCGCTTCTATGGTCGATGGTCAGCCATTTTTCTTTTACTTCTTTTATCTGGATGCCGGATATCCTGATGAATCCGTGGCTGCAATTCGCGCTTGCCACCCCGGTGCAGCTCGTCATCGGCTGGCCTTTTTATACGGGAGCGTACAAGGCGCTTAGAAATAAAAGCGCCAATATGGATGTTCTCGTTGCCCTCGGAACGACGGCCGCTTACGCGTACAGCCTGTACATGACGATTGCGTCTCTCGGGCGAAACGGCCATGCCGAGGGGCTTTATTATGAAACGAGCGCCATTTTGCTGACTTTGATTTTGCTTGGAAAGCTTTTAGAGATGAAAGCAAAAGGCCGCTCATCAGAAGCGATTAAAAAGTTAATGAAGCTTCAGGCGAGGACGGCGGCGGTCGAGCGGGAAGGGAAGGTACAGGTGATTCCGATTGACGAGGTCCGGACGGGGGACATCGTATACGTGAAACCGGGAGAACGCGTTCCTGTCGATGGCGAAGTGATTGAAGGCCATTCCGCGATTGATGAATCGATGATTACGGGAGAAAGCATGCCTGCAGATAAGTCTCCGGGGAGCACCGTCACTGGGGCGACGATCAATGCAAATGGCTTTCTCAAAATCAGAGCGGTGAATGTCGGGAAAGATACCGCGCTTGCACACATTATTAAAATCGTGGAAGAAGCCCAAGGATCAAAAGCGCCCATTCAGCGGCTCGCGGATCACATTTCAGGCATTTTCGTCCCGATTGTGCTGGGATTGGCCGTGATGACTTTTCTCATTTGGTATGTATGGGCGTCTCCGGGACAGTTTTCTGAAGCGATCGGCAAATTCATCGCCGTGCTTGTCATTGCCTGTCCGTGCGCACTCGGGCTCGCCACTCCGACGAGCATTATGGCGGGCTCCGGCCGCGCAGCTGAATTCGGCATTCTCTTTAAAGGCGGAGAGCACTTAGAAAAGACCCAGCGTCTGACGACAATCGTACTGGATAAAACCGGAACGGTGACAAACGGCAGACCGGTGCTGACAGACGCCGTACCGGCAGCGGGAATGAACGAAGAGGAGCTCCTGCGGCTTGCGGCCGCCGCTGAAGCGGGATCGGAGCACCCGCTTGGAGAAGCCATCGTTTCAGGAGCCGAAAAACGCGGGATTTCCATTCCGAAACTAACCCGTTTCCAAGCCCGGATCGGTTCCGGAATCTATGCAGAGGCTGACGGGAAAACGATTCTTGCCGGATCAAGACGGCTGATGGAATCGGAACACATTGAACATGAAGCATTGCTTCCGCACATGACCCGCTTGGAGGCGGAAGGAAAAACGGTGATGCTCATTAAGGCAGACGGCAAAGCGGCGGGGCTTATCGCAGTCGCCGATACGATCAAAGAAACATCTCAGGCTGCGGTGAAACGCCTGAAGGATATGGGCCTTGACGTCATCATGATGACCGGTGACAACCAAAAGACGGCGGAAGCCATTGCTAAAGCCGCAGGCATCGGCAGCGTGATTGCCGAAGTGCTTCCCGAACAAAAGGCAGCGGAGATTTCCCGGCTGCAAAAAGAAGGCCGGCGCGTGGCAATGGTCGGCGACGGCATCAATGATGCTCCGGCGCTGGCTGTGGCCGATATCGGGATGGCCATCGGCACCGGCACCGATATCGCAATGGAAGCAGCGGACATTACGCTGATTCGCGGAGACCTGAACGGCATTGCCGACGCCATCGGCATGAGCAGGCTGACTATGAGAAACATCAAGCAGAATTTAGGATGGGCATTGGGCTACAACACCATAGGCATTCCGATTGCGGCAGCCGGCTTTCTGGCTCCGTGGGTGGCAGGCGCCGCCATGGCGTTCAGCTCGGTATCGGTCGTCCTTAATGCTTTGCGTTTACAGAAGGTGAAAAAAGACAAAATCGGCTGA
- the copZ gene encoding copper chaperone CopZ, with protein MEQKTLQVEGMSCQHCVKAVETGVGELNGVTEVQVKLEAGQVDVTFDENKVSVSDIKDAIEDQGYDVV; from the coding sequence ATGGAACAAAAAACACTGCAAGTCGAAGGCATGTCCTGTCAGCACTGCGTCAAAGCAGTAGAGACCGGAGTAGGAGAACTGAACGGAGTGACGGAGGTTCAGGTGAAATTGGAAGCCGGACAGGTGGATGTGACGTTTGATGAGAACAAAGTCTCCGTATCAGATATAAAAGACGCGATTGAAGATCAAGGTTATGACGTCGTATAA
- the csoR gene encoding copper-sensing transcriptional repressor CsoR translates to MDKHTEHQSLNHKSAKEKDQILNRLKRIEGQVRGIQNMVENERYCVDILVQISAVQAAMQKVAFHLLEDHAHHCVAGAIESGNGEQAIAELLDVVKKIAKS, encoded by the coding sequence ATGGACAAACATACCGAACATCAATCGTTAAATCATAAAAGCGCCAAGGAAAAAGACCAGATTCTGAACCGGCTGAAACGGATTGAAGGCCAAGTCAGGGGCATTCAGAACATGGTGGAAAACGAACGATATTGCGTGGATATTCTCGTGCAGATTTCAGCCGTTCAGGCGGCCATGCAAAAAGTCGCGTTTCATCTGCTGGAAGATCACGCCCATCACTGCGTAGCCGGCGCCATTGAGAGCGGAAACGGGGAGCAGGCGATTGCCGAGCTGCTGGATGTCGTGAAAAAAATCGCGAAATCATGA
- a CDS encoding oxidoreductase translates to MKTIQVGILGYGLSGKVFHAPLLDVLDDYQIKKVMTSRTDEVKRDLPGAEAVRKIEDITGDPDIDLVIVTTPSGMHYESAMKCLLAGKHTVVEKPMTATSAEAEELRRTAENKGVLLSVYHNRRWDNDFLTIQKLIRDGALQDIHTYQVNYDLYNPVVQERWREKSGPATGTLYDLGSHIIDQTLLLFGMPESVTAHVMKQRDNSETADWFLAALHYGKLQVILQSGSMNAASGPRYQIHGRNASFIKYGKDGQEAALSAGQKPIDENWGADDPDSFGELTTAADEKRHTETIPSENGSYLTYYKRLADSILNGKPLPVTAEEGIDVIRVIEAVMKSSEQKRTIAL, encoded by the coding sequence TTGAAAACGATACAGGTTGGCATATTGGGATATGGTCTGTCGGGGAAAGTCTTTCATGCGCCGCTTTTGGACGTCCTTGATGATTATCAGATCAAAAAAGTCATGACCTCCAGAACGGATGAGGTCAAACGTGATCTGCCGGGGGCTGAAGCCGTGCGCAAGATTGAAGACATCACCGGTGACCCTGATATTGATCTCGTCATCGTTACGACACCGAGCGGAATGCATTATGAATCAGCGATGAAATGTCTCCTTGCGGGGAAACACACCGTCGTGGAAAAGCCGATGACGGCGACTTCAGCAGAAGCGGAGGAGCTGAGAAGAACGGCTGAAAATAAAGGCGTCTTGCTTAGCGTGTATCACAACCGGCGCTGGGACAATGACTTTTTAACGATTCAAAAGCTGATTCGGGACGGGGCGCTTCAAGACATTCATACATATCAAGTCAACTACGATCTATACAACCCGGTTGTACAAGAAAGATGGCGCGAAAAAAGCGGACCCGCCACGGGAACACTGTATGATCTCGGTTCACATATTATTGACCAGACACTCCTGCTTTTCGGAATGCCGGAATCCGTCACCGCACATGTGATGAAACAGCGGGACAACAGTGAAACGGCCGATTGGTTTCTGGCCGCCCTCCATTACGGCAAGCTTCAGGTTATTCTTCAATCCGGCTCCATGAATGCGGCAAGCGGCCCGCGCTATCAGATTCACGGACGGAATGCAAGCTTTATCAAATACGGAAAGGACGGACAGGAAGCTGCGCTTTCAGCCGGCCAAAAGCCGATTGACGAGAACTGGGGCGCCGATGACCCTGACAGCTTCGGTGAGCTGACAACCGCAGCGGATGAAAAAAGACATACAGAAACAATCCCCTCTGAGAACGGATCTTACCTTACGTACTACAAACGGCTGGCAGACAGCATCTTAAACGGAAAACCGCTTCCTGTTACGGCGGAAGAAGGCATCGATGTCATCCGTGTCATTGAAGCGGTGATGAAAAGCAGCGAACAAAAACGGACGATTGCCCTTTAA
- the azoRB gene encoding FMN-dependent NADH-azoreductase AzoRB, giving the protein MAKVLYITAHPHDEKTSYSMATGKAFIDSYKESNPNDEVVHIDLYKENIPHIDADVFSGWGKLQSGTGFEELSENEKAKVGRLNELSDQFASADKYVFVTPLWNFSFPPVMKAYLDSVAVAGKSFKYTEQGPIGLLTDKKALHIQARGGYYSEGPAADMEMGHRYIGIMMNFFGVPSFDGLIVEGHNAEPNKAQQIKEDAIARAKEAGKSF; this is encoded by the coding sequence ATGGCAAAAGTACTTTATATCACTGCTCATCCTCATGATGAAAAGACATCTTACAGCATGGCGACAGGAAAAGCGTTTATCGATTCTTATAAAGAATCAAACCCGAATGATGAGGTTGTACATATCGACCTTTACAAAGAAAACATTCCTCATATCGACGCGGATGTATTCAGCGGCTGGGGAAAACTTCAATCCGGCACAGGTTTTGAAGAGCTTTCTGAAAATGAAAAAGCGAAAGTCGGCCGTCTGAACGAGCTGAGCGATCAATTCGCATCTGCTGACAAATACGTATTCGTTACACCGCTTTGGAACTTCTCATTCCCGCCTGTTATGAAAGCGTACCTTGATTCTGTAGCTGTAGCCGGAAAATCATTCAAATATACAGAACAAGGCCCGATCGGTCTGTTGACAGACAAAAAAGCGCTCCACATTCAGGCGCGCGGAGGCTATTACTCTGAAGGCCCGGCGGCTGACATGGAAATGGGCCACCGTTACATCGGCATCATGATGAACTTCTTCGGCGTTCCTTCTTTTGACGGTTTAATCGTTGAAGGCCATAATGCTGAACCGAATAAAGCACAGCAAATTAAAGAAGATGCGATTGCCCGCGCGAAAGAAGCCGGAAAATCATTCTAA